The following are from one region of the Methanospirillum hungatei genome:
- a CDS encoding DUF86 domain-containing protein, translated as MRDPHLYLQEILDACIRIDRFIGSLSLEDFADDDKTLSAVRDQIMIIGEAAKQIPYAMKERHQEIPWDEIAGMRNVLIHAYFRADVRLIYKTATHDITELKPIVQSMLDELNRK; from the coding sequence ATGAGAGATCCTCATCTTTACCTTCAGGAAATCCTCGATGCCTGCATTAGGATAGACCGGTTCATTGGGTCTTTATCACTGGAAGATTTTGCTGATGATGACAAAACCCTGAGTGCTGTTCGTGATCAGATTATGATTATTGGTGAAGCTGCAAAGCAGATTCCTTATGCGATGAAGGAAAGACATCAGGAAATCCCCTGGGATGAGATAGCAGGGATGCGGAACGTTCTTATTCATGCCTACTTCAGAGCTGATGTCAGGTTGATCTACAAAACTGCAACCCATGATATCACAGAGTTAAAGCCCATTGTTCAGTCCATGCTGGATGAATTGAACAGAAAGTAA
- a CDS encoding type II toxin-antitoxin system HicB family antitoxin — protein MQFNVIIEKDEDDWFVATVPSLPGCHTQAQSLDNLLMRIREAITLYLDVKGTTAR, from the coding sequence ATGCAATTCAATGTCATTATTGAAAAAGATGAAGATGATTGGTTTGTTGCAACCGTTCCATCTCTCCCCGGGTGTCATACTCAGGCACAAAGTCTTGACAATCTCCTTATGAGAATACGTGAGGCAATTACGTTGTATCTTGATGTAAAGGGCACAACAGCCCGGTGA
- the arcS gene encoding archaeosine synthase subunit alpha — protein sequence MKGVEILSRDGTARYGRLTVDDTVMSFPSATDTTRLFPALNTRTGTNIPPIEDPEFVSRFLVRDGEQPIPLHIHAPADIQSGDTVITPNWHTLLSRPRDFCQFLDQLKASTPPDTCWYLPSAALPENAAILVHAGFDLFDYIATDLATIQGKFCLPDGQYPEKVMEEGLCSCQGCMSGDLLLHNRIALDQELARIGRRIRDGTFREFLDGRCRTRPELVSIMRHIEKSDRMEQNSPVSRSTPFLATSGDSIHRMEVRRFADRLVERYIPPVADVAVLIPCSAKKPYSLSQSHRKFSQAIARRAHELIMTSPLGLVPRDLELCYPAAAYDVPVTGYWDHEERYQITQTLVRYFTRHPYRRVIAHLDGDARIIAQDAADQAGFEIEFTCENDRLTDHVSLQTLSKALAGERKVKSHLVRGMISFQFGYDLKAPNLEVKGSYPEQVVKRGRNLYFSTDPAHGMMRPTFDGWSLIETGYRVYIDDFVPQGDILAPGVIDADPVIRPGDEVLVIGDKAMTTGRAAMSADEMIRSSRGVAVRVRKVKKLDGQ from the coding sequence ATGAAGGGAGTTGAGATCCTCAGCCGTGACGGGACCGCCCGGTATGGCCGCCTGACCGTGGACGATACTGTTATGAGCTTCCCGTCTGCTACTGATACCACCCGGCTCTTTCCTGCCCTGAATACCCGGACCGGAACAAACATCCCGCCAATCGAGGATCCGGAGTTTGTGTCCAGATTCCTTGTCCGCGACGGAGAACAACCAATCCCTCTCCATATTCATGCACCAGCCGATATCCAGTCAGGAGATACGGTCATCACCCCGAACTGGCATACCCTGCTCTCCCGTCCCCGTGACTTCTGCCAGTTCCTGGATCAGCTAAAGGCCTCTACTCCACCGGACACCTGCTGGTACCTCCCCAGTGCAGCATTGCCGGAAAATGCAGCCATTCTTGTTCATGCCGGTTTTGATCTCTTTGATTACATCGCAACCGACTTAGCGACAATACAGGGAAAATTTTGTCTCCCTGACGGCCAGTATCCGGAAAAAGTGATGGAGGAAGGCCTCTGCTCCTGCCAGGGATGCATGAGCGGCGATCTCCTTCTGCATAACCGGATTGCACTGGATCAGGAACTGGCCAGAATCGGACGCCGGATCCGTGACGGAACATTCCGTGAGTTTCTTGATGGCAGATGCAGGACAAGACCCGAACTTGTCTCAATCATGCGGCATATCGAGAAGTCAGACCGGATGGAGCAGAATAGTCCGGTTTCACGCTCCACTCCGTTCCTTGCGACATCCGGAGACAGCATCCACCGAATGGAAGTCAGGCGGTTTGCCGACCGGCTGGTTGAGCGATACATCCCACCGGTTGCAGATGTTGCGGTTCTGATCCCCTGCTCTGCGAAAAAACCCTACAGCCTCTCCCAGTCCCACCGTAAGTTCAGCCAGGCCATCGCACGACGGGCTCATGAGTTGATCATGACCTCTCCCCTGGGACTTGTTCCCCGTGATCTTGAGCTCTGTTATCCTGCAGCGGCTTATGATGTGCCGGTCACCGGATACTGGGATCATGAGGAGCGGTACCAGATCACTCAGACCCTGGTCAGGTACTTTACCAGACATCCCTACCGCCGGGTCATTGCCCATCTGGATGGCGATGCACGAATCATTGCACAGGATGCAGCCGACCAGGCAGGATTTGAAATAGAATTCACCTGTGAGAATGACCGCCTGACAGACCATGTATCTCTTCAAACGTTGAGCAAAGCCCTTGCCGGAGAGCGGAAGGTTAAATCGCATCTGGTCAGGGGGATGATCTCATTCCAGTTCGGGTATGACCTCAAGGCACCGAACCTTGAAGTAAAAGGGTCATATCCGGAGCAGGTGGTAAAGCGGGGCAGAAACCTCTATTTCTCAACCGACCCTGCTCATGGCATGATGAGACCCACCTTTGACGGCTGGTCGCTTATTGAAACCGGATACCGGGTATATATCGATGATTTCGTCCCCCAGGGTGATATCCTGGCACCGGGTGTTATTGATGCCGACCCGGTCATCCGTCCCGGCGATGAAGTGCTGGTCATCGGAGATAAGGCCATGACAACCGGACGGGCAGCGATGAGTGCGGATGAGATGATCCGATCCTCCCGTGGGGTAGCGGTCCGGGTGCGTAAAGTAAAGAAGCTGGACGGGCAATAA
- a CDS encoding NAD(P)/FAD-dependent oxidoreductase, whose protein sequence is MKREYDVLVVGGGPGGAFAAKTFAEKGYSVLLTEKRPAIGAPVRCAEGVGKALMHEFFKPEDRWVAAEIDKANIIAPDGFKMELEPEKAGAEVGYVLHRKVFDRDLVWMAAGAGADIQVKTRAVTPIMEDGAVKGAILNQGGVTHEVRAGLTIAADGVESKFARWCGVDTTVPLREMETCAQYLMTGIDIDAHATEFYVGNNIAPGGYVWIFPKGDKTANVGIGLGGDRSKPGNRPIDYLNRFVSKNFPNGKTIELIAGGVSICQPLPCTVANNLMIVGDAARVSDPLTGGGIYAALYTGKLAGDIGSKAIENGDTSTQALMPYDETWRASYLGKALERNYQIKEVFVKLNDDDLNAIVHSVSKMNLSDFNTLNLIKNIIAANPKLAIKLGKAGLKSLLDSF, encoded by the coding sequence ATGAAGCGCGAGTATGATGTCCTCGTAGTGGGAGGAGGCCCTGGCGGAGCATTTGCTGCGAAGACCTTTGCCGAGAAGGGTTATTCTGTCCTGCTCACGGAGAAACGCCCTGCTATTGGTGCTCCGGTCAGATGTGCTGAAGGCGTCGGAAAAGCACTGATGCATGAATTTTTCAAGCCTGAAGACCGGTGGGTTGCAGCAGAGATTGATAAGGCCAATATCATTGCACCTGACGGGTTTAAGATGGAACTTGAACCTGAAAAAGCAGGGGCAGAGGTCGGATATGTTCTTCACCGTAAGGTATTTGATCGGGATCTTGTCTGGATGGCAGCCGGAGCAGGAGCAGACATCCAGGTAAAGACCCGTGCAGTAACTCCAATCATGGAGGATGGAGCGGTGAAAGGCGCTATTCTCAATCAGGGAGGAGTAACTCATGAAGTCAGGGCCGGACTTACCATTGCAGCAGACGGTGTTGAGTCAAAGTTTGCACGCTGGTGCGGGGTTGACACAACCGTCCCGCTTCGTGAGATGGAGACTTGTGCCCAGTACCTGATGACCGGTATAGACATTGATGCACATGCAACCGAGTTCTATGTGGGCAATAATATCGCACCAGGTGGCTATGTATGGATATTCCCAAAAGGTGACAAGACCGCGAATGTGGGTATTGGTCTGGGTGGAGATCGGTCCAAACCTGGAAATCGGCCAATTGATTACTTAAACCGGTTTGTGTCTAAAAACTTCCCGAATGGGAAGACCATCGAACTTATCGCTGGTGGTGTCTCCATATGTCAACCACTCCCCTGCACGGTTGCAAACAATCTCATGATCGTCGGTGATGCAGCCCGTGTGTCTGATCCGCTGACTGGTGGTGGTATCTATGCCGCCCTTTACACCGGAAAACTTGCCGGAGATATCGGTTCCAAAGCTATTGAAAATGGGGATACATCTACTCAGGCACTCATGCCGTATGATGAGACCTGGAGAGCATCATACCTTGGAAAGGCGCTTGAGAGAAATTACCAGATTAAAGAGGTATTTGTGAAATTGAATGATGATGACCTGAATGCTATTGTACACTCAGTCTCAAAAATGAACCTTTCAGATTTCAATACCTTGAATCTTATAAAAAATATTATCGCAGCAAATCCCAAGCTGGCAATAAAACTAGGAAAAGCAGGTCTGAAGTCTCTTCTTGACTCATTCTGA
- a CDS encoding ribonuclease III domain-containing protein, which translates to MTTVLFPEQLERITGYSFRDKSLLLRALTRLAYSKEQGLSEDSHLDALATLGDAVIELIILARLVKGGEHDKGAVSLKKMDLVNMSVLRDAARSIHLEQYVRWGKGEARMHVWTSGRVLAECMEAFAGALFLDGGIDAAEEVLERLSLLPE; encoded by the coding sequence ATGACTACTGTATTATTTCCTGAGCAACTGGAGCGGATCACGGGATATTCTTTCAGGGATAAATCCCTCCTGCTCCGGGCACTCACGAGGCTTGCCTACAGTAAGGAGCAGGGTCTTTCGGAAGATTCCCATCTTGATGCCCTGGCAACACTTGGAGATGCTGTTATTGAACTCATTATCCTGGCCCGGCTGGTTAAGGGTGGTGAGCATGACAAGGGGGCGGTATCCCTCAAGAAGATGGATCTTGTCAATATGTCGGTGCTTCGGGATGCTGCCCGTTCCATTCATCTTGAGCAATATGTAAGATGGGGTAAGGGTGAAGCTCGGATGCATGTCTGGACATCAGGCCGTGTTCTTGCGGAGTGTATGGAAGCGTTTGCCGGTGCTCTGTTCCTGGATGGCGGTATTGATGCTGCCGAAGAGGTGCTGGAGCGGCTTTCCCTCCTCCCCGAATAG
- a CDS encoding nucleotidyltransferase family protein, whose product MKKKEEVISVLKEKRSYIIQKYHITRIGIFGSVIRDDAGPGSDIDILVDFNDDASLLDHSGLKIYLEKIFGQSVDVVPERAIRAELRTPILSEVVYI is encoded by the coding sequence ATGAAAAAGAAGGAAGAGGTCATCTCGGTTTTGAAAGAGAAACGATCTTATATCATCCAGAAATATCATATCACCCGGATTGGCATCTTTGGCTCGGTCATTCGGGACGATGCCGGGCCGGGAAGTGATATCGACATTCTGGTTGATTTCAACGATGATGCCAGCCTTCTTGATCACTCAGGTCTGAAAATTTATCTTGAGAAAATATTCGGACAGTCTGTCGATGTTGTTCCGGAACGTGCAATCCGGGCAGAACTCAGGACGCCTATTCTATCAGAAGTTGTGTATATATGA
- a CDS encoding TIGR00296 family protein — MELLTPAEGEMALSHAHHVLHEHVAREPYTEPDFSPIFSKKRGVFVTLTKKGDLRGCIGFPHAVMPLREAIREAACSAATGDPRFPPVTPRELSDISVEVTVLTEPELLEVFPADRPGAITVGKHGLIVRGYGRSGLLLPQVPVEWGWNVTEFLDHTCMKAGLPRGCWLESGVQIFTFEGQIFSEKEGSHG, encoded by the coding sequence ATGGAACTCCTCACACCGGCAGAAGGAGAGATGGCCCTTTCTCATGCCCACCATGTACTGCACGAACATGTAGCACGTGAACCCTACACCGAACCTGATTTTTCGCCGATTTTCTCAAAAAAACGAGGGGTTTTTGTAACGCTGACCAAAAAGGGTGATCTGCGGGGATGTATCGGTTTTCCCCATGCGGTCATGCCTCTCCGGGAAGCTATCCGTGAAGCGGCTTGTTCAGCAGCGACTGGAGATCCACGATTTCCGCCGGTTACACCAAGGGAACTTTCAGATATTTCGGTTGAAGTGACGGTTCTGACAGAACCAGAGCTATTAGAGGTTTTTCCTGCTGATCGGCCTGGTGCGATTACGGTTGGCAAACATGGGCTGATTGTCAGAGGGTATGGCCGGTCCGGGCTTCTGCTCCCCCAGGTTCCGGTGGAGTGGGGATGGAATGTGACTGAATTTCTCGATCACACCTGCATGAAAGCAGGACTGCCCAGGGGATGCTGGCTGGAGTCGGGGGTTCAAATATTCACGTTTGAAGGGCAGATATTTTCGGAAAAGGAGGGTTCTCATGGCTGA
- a CDS encoding sulfide/dihydroorotate dehydrogenase-like FAD/NAD-binding protein: MYIIEKSLKLSENVYEIWVNAPHVTRNAKAGQFVIIRTDENGERIPLTISKISGDLVRIIFMAVGKTTHALAAVPAGGAISDIAGPLGCPSEVKKFGTCVLVGGGVGIASTPVIAQALKEAGNRVIGILGARNADFLILEDEMAEICDKLLIATDDGSKGHHGFAADLLKQVIAEEKVDAVWIIGPTIMMKVTSNVTREPKIKTFVSLNPIMVDGTGMCGSCRCVVDGKTKFACVDGPEFDAHQVDFDNLMQRQRYYMEHEKEALAQWKEHQCSCGGQH; the protein is encoded by the coding sequence GTGTATATAATCGAAAAATCTCTCAAATTATCCGAAAATGTCTATGAGATATGGGTGAACGCTCCCCATGTGACCCGGAATGCCAAGGCCGGTCAGTTCGTTATCATACGGACTGATGAGAATGGTGAGCGGATTCCCCTGACAATCTCAAAGATTTCCGGAGATCTGGTCAGAATCATCTTCATGGCGGTTGGAAAAACCACGCATGCCCTTGCTGCAGTTCCTGCCGGAGGTGCCATCAGCGATATTGCCGGACCACTAGGATGCCCAAGTGAGGTAAAGAAATTCGGAACCTGTGTGCTGGTTGGCGGCGGTGTTGGTATTGCATCAACTCCTGTAATCGCACAGGCCTTAAAAGAGGCAGGCAACCGGGTTATTGGTATTCTTGGAGCCCGGAATGCTGATTTTCTTATCCTTGAAGACGAGATGGCAGAGATCTGTGACAAACTTCTGATTGCAACTGATGACGGGTCAAAAGGTCATCACGGATTTGCAGCCGACCTTTTGAAACAGGTTATTGCTGAAGAGAAGGTTGATGCGGTCTGGATCATCGGTCCGACCATCATGATGAAAGTCACGTCCAATGTGACCCGTGAACCGAAGATAAAGACCTTTGTCTCGCTCAATCCCATTATGGTCGATGGAACCGGTATGTGTGGTTCCTGTCGGTGCGTCGTTGACGGAAAGACAAAGTTTGCTTGCGTGGACGGTCCTGAATTTGATGCTCACCAGGTTGACTTTGACAACCTGATGCAACGGCAGCGGTATTACATGGAACATGAGAAGGAAGCCCTTGCACAATGGAAAGAACACCAGTGTTCCTGCGGAGGGCAGCATTAA
- a CDS encoding 4Fe-4S binding protein produces MIEVHREICAYCGCCVSVCPEGALELVDAYLDIDTNTCKNCGICVRVCPLGALEAKK; encoded by the coding sequence ATGATCGAGGTTCATCGGGAAATCTGTGCCTATTGCGGCTGTTGTGTCTCGGTTTGTCCGGAAGGGGCACTGGAACTTGTCGATGCCTATCTGGATATCGATACGAATACTTGTAAGAATTGTGGCATCTGTGTCCGTGTCTGTCCGCTTGGGGCTTTGGAGGCAAAGAAATGA
- the tgtA gene encoding tRNA guanosine(15) transglycosylase TgtA translates to MTLSFEILEKDIAGRIGKLSGQGKIVKTPTLLPVINPHLNLITPKEMEEMGVEAVITNAYIFSRSEEYRERALSDGLAKTLDFDGVIMTDSGSFQLSVYGEVEITNAQTIAFQQAIKSDIIVPLDIPTHPDSPRDQVEQELSVTMDRIMEAKDIADHEHHTLAGPVQGGLFPDLREETGRKLSEAGFRFCPIGAVVPLMEAYRYAELVKVVMAAKRGLSPAVCVHLFGAGHPSMFALAVAMGCDLFDSAAYALYAKDGRYMTTHGSYHLNELSYLPCPCPVCVGHTAKELNESPDRERLLAMHNLRVSLAEINRVRQAIRDGVLWELVDERCRSHPALLRGYRALLGYNEELTALDRETKRRFFYRGDESCKRTEVLRYHQMVGRLSAGERTLISFSRHIKKKQTEGYDSVFFFKPPFGPFPAELTETFPIGQSEIPDFDEEMIRTGCIGIARLMETNPDSHFTIRCRPVWKELISQILPTVEVQDEGS, encoded by the coding sequence ATGACCCTCTCCTTTGAAATTCTGGAAAAAGACATCGCCGGACGAATCGGAAAACTCTCCGGACAAGGTAAGATCGTCAAAACCCCTACCCTGCTTCCGGTTATTAACCCGCACCTGAACCTGATAACCCCAAAAGAGATGGAGGAGATGGGCGTTGAAGCGGTCATCACCAATGCATACATCTTCTCCCGGTCTGAAGAGTATCGTGAGCGTGCCCTGAGTGATGGTCTTGCAAAGACCCTGGATTTTGACGGCGTTATCATGACCGACTCGGGGTCTTTTCAGCTCTCGGTCTATGGTGAAGTTGAGATAACCAATGCCCAGACCATCGCATTCCAGCAGGCAATAAAATCAGACATCATCGTCCCACTCGACATTCCGACACATCCGGACTCTCCCCGGGACCAGGTGGAACAGGAACTCTCGGTTACCATGGACCGGATCATGGAGGCGAAAGATATCGCAGATCATGAGCACCACACCCTTGCCGGACCGGTTCAGGGCGGTCTGTTTCCTGACCTTCGTGAAGAGACCGGGCGAAAACTATCAGAGGCAGGGTTTCGGTTCTGTCCCATCGGCGCTGTCGTCCCCCTCATGGAAGCCTACCGGTATGCAGAACTCGTAAAAGTCGTGATGGCGGCAAAACGTGGCCTGTCTCCAGCCGTCTGCGTCCATCTCTTTGGAGCCGGTCATCCGTCCATGTTTGCCCTGGCGGTTGCGATGGGGTGTGATCTCTTTGATTCGGCTGCCTATGCCCTCTATGCCAAGGACGGACGGTACATGACCACCCATGGGAGTTATCACCTGAACGAACTCTCCTACCTCCCTTGTCCTTGTCCGGTCTGTGTCGGCCATACCGCAAAGGAACTGAACGAATCACCTGACCGGGAACGACTCCTTGCCATGCATAACCTGCGGGTCTCCCTTGCCGAGATCAACCGGGTCAGGCAGGCAATCCGTGATGGAGTGCTCTGGGAACTGGTGGATGAGCGGTGCCGATCTCATCCCGCCCTGCTCCGGGGATATCGTGCCCTGCTTGGATATAATGAAGAACTCACCGCTCTTGACCGAGAGACAAAACGCCGGTTCTTTTACCGGGGCGATGAGAGCTGCAAACGGACAGAGGTACTGCGGTATCATCAGATGGTCGGGCGGCTTAGTGCCGGAGAGCGGACCCTCATCAGCTTTAGCCGGCATATCAAGAAGAAACAGACCGAAGGGTATGATTCCGTATTTTTCTTCAAGCCTCCGTTCGGTCCCTTCCCTGCAGAACTCACCGAAACATTCCCCATCGGGCAGAGTGAGATCCCTGATTTTGACGAAGAGATGATTCGAACCGGGTGTATTGGTATTGCCCGACTCATGGAAACAAACCCGGATTCTCATTTCACCATCCGGTGTCGTCCGGTCTGGAAAGAACTGATAAGCCAGATTCTCCCCACCGTGGAGGTGCAGGATGAAGGGAGTTGA
- a CDS encoding lysylphosphatidylglycerol synthase transmembrane domain-containing protein, whose translation MDKKQKKWIYLSLAFSMAILVFILASTFNEDTLQYLTHINIWFLLIAIGLRFVSFSLWAARIKVMAASLGYQVRYGHCYNMVVANLLIGAITPGQAGGEPVRIHELYKADMPLGDATAVVIMERVLDAVILVALTVFSLLVMGKVIWDMGEGIVFVIFFSLALLILFVAALFFAARKPESAKDKVMRLLHWIEAKMKTPGIHRIIASTDVEFDNFCSGITAFTSHGKKGIIQGSVFSVLFWFSEFIVASVILMGLGLPPSISESILSQIIIALISMIPLTPGASGIAELSATSLYALFVPTAVLGVFIILWRLIMFYLNIVFGVIATVLIFKREISA comes from the coding sequence ATGGATAAAAAACAGAAGAAATGGATTTATCTCTCTCTGGCATTCTCCATGGCAATCCTCGTCTTTATCCTTGCATCCACTTTTAACGAGGATACCCTTCAATATCTCACCCATATCAATATCTGGTTTTTACTCATCGCAATCGGGCTTCGGTTTGTCTCATTCTCTCTCTGGGCAGCCCGAATAAAGGTCATGGCAGCATCCCTCGGTTACCAGGTAAGATACGGTCATTGTTACAATATGGTGGTTGCGAACTTGCTTATTGGTGCGATCACCCCTGGTCAGGCCGGAGGAGAACCGGTTCGGATTCATGAGCTCTATAAAGCCGATATGCCGCTTGGTGACGCGACCGCGGTTGTCATCATGGAACGAGTGCTCGATGCCGTGATCCTCGTAGCACTCACGGTTTTCAGCCTCCTGGTGATGGGCAAGGTCATCTGGGACATGGGAGAGGGTATTGTCTTTGTGATATTCTTCTCTCTGGCACTTCTCATCCTGTTTGTTGCCGCTTTGTTCTTTGCAGCACGAAAACCGGAATCCGCTAAAGATAAGGTTATGCGTCTCCTGCACTGGATTGAGGCAAAGATGAAGACACCGGGGATTCACCGGATCATTGCCAGCACTGATGTTGAGTTTGATAATTTCTGTTCCGGTATTACCGCATTTACCAGCCATGGAAAGAAAGGTATCATCCAGGGATCAGTATTTTCCGTTCTCTTCTGGTTTTCCGAGTTTATTGTTGCATCGGTTATACTTATGGGGCTTGGCCTTCCCCCGTCAATATCTGAATCCATATTAAGTCAGATAATTATCGCTCTAATCAGTATGATTCCTTTAACTCCCGGTGCATCAGGTATAGCAGAGCTCTCAGCAACTTCGCTCTATGCATTATTTGTTCCGACTGCTGTCCTTGGAGTGTTTATAATCCTCTGGAGGCTGATTATGTTTTATCTGAATATCGTGTTTGGCGTTATCGCAACCGTTTTAATATTTAAAAGGGAAATCTCGGCTTGA
- a CDS encoding type II toxin-antitoxin system HicB family antitoxin — protein MQNKYPIEIFYSHDDEGYISIAPDLSGCSAFGETEEKALSEVKIAIALWIEAALGEGRTVPEPSNYTILDKIIAYQKASVI, from the coding sequence ATGCAAAATAAATATCCTATTGAGATTTTTTATAGTCATGACGATGAGGGATATATCTCAATAGCACCCGACTTATCTGGCTGTAGTGCCTTTGGAGAAACTGAAGAAAAAGCACTTTCAGAAGTAAAAATAGCGATTGCACTCTGGATAGAAGCAGCACTTGGTGAAGGAAGAACAGTTCCAGAACCCTCAAATTATACAATACTTGATAAAATTATTGCTTATCAAAAAGCAAGTGTAATTTAA
- the gltA gene encoding NADPH-dependent glutamate synthase, with protein MGDRSVADRLKDFGEVDNGLSPEEAIEEASRCLQCKKPACVDGCPVNIDIPAFVAFIAKGEFLKAAESIRQQNLLPAICGRVCPQETQCEALCILGKKDTPIRIGQLERFAADQERAKGLTVPARKTATGKRVAVIGSGPAGIVAAGELAKDGHDVILYESLHAPGGVLTYGIPSFRLPKDVVKAEIDLILAMGVDLRLNHLVGRTVSHQELEGYDAILLGTGAGLPYFMGIPGENLSGVYSANEFLTRINLMHAERFPEFDTPVARMSRVVVVGGGNVAMDAARTARRMGAKVTLVYRRREEDLPARAAEVHHAQEEGIEFITCANPVRILGDQAVTGIECIRMHMCNLDESGRPVPEPIDNDTFTLDCDVVIQAIGQGPNPVLVSQIPDLDKGKAGNVVTGEDGRTSHPKIFAAGDVTTGAATVIMAMGGAKQAARSISEMLGSR; from the coding sequence ATGGGAGATAGAAGCGTTGCTGATCGCCTGAAGGACTTTGGTGAAGTTGACAACGGTCTCTCCCCCGAGGAGGCCATAGAAGAAGCAAGCCGATGTCTCCAGTGTAAAAAACCTGCATGTGTAGATGGATGCCCGGTAAATATTGACATACCCGCTTTTGTGGCTTTTATCGCAAAAGGAGAGTTCTTGAAGGCGGCAGAAAGTATCAGACAGCAGAACCTTCTTCCGGCTATCTGTGGGCGTGTCTGTCCACAGGAAACACAGTGCGAGGCTCTGTGTATCCTTGGAAAGAAAGATACCCCGATCCGGATTGGTCAGCTTGAACGATTTGCAGCCGACCAGGAACGGGCAAAGGGCCTTACTGTCCCGGCTCGAAAGACTGCAACAGGAAAGCGGGTCGCTGTCATCGGTTCAGGACCGGCAGGTATTGTTGCAGCCGGAGAACTTGCAAAAGATGGTCATGATGTCATCCTGTACGAGTCACTTCATGCACCAGGCGGTGTCCTTACCTATGGAATCCCCTCATTCCGTCTGCCCAAAGACGTGGTCAAAGCAGAGATTGATCTCATCCTTGCGATGGGTGTTGATCTCCGCCTGAACCATCTGGTCGGAAGAACCGTCTCACATCAGGAACTAGAAGGGTATGATGCCATTCTTCTTGGAACCGGTGCAGGTCTTCCATACTTTATGGGAATTCCGGGTGAAAATTTGAGCGGTGTCTATTCTGCAAACGAATTCCTGACCCGGATCAATCTCATGCATGCCGAGCGGTTCCCTGAGTTTGATACCCCGGTTGCAAGAATGAGCCGGGTAGTTGTTGTCGGTGGCGGAAATGTAGCCATGGATGCAGCCCGTACCGCACGACGGATGGGTGCAAAAGTAACCCTTGTCTACCGGAGACGTGAAGAAGACCTTCCTGCCCGTGCAGCTGAAGTCCATCATGCACAAGAAGAGGGCATTGAGTTTATCACCTGTGCAAATCCTGTTCGAATCCTGGGTGACCAGGCTGTTACCGGTATTGAATGTATCCGGATGCATATGTGTAATCTTGATGAAAGTGGTCGACCTGTTCCAGAACCAATAGATAACGACACCTTTACCCTTGACTGTGATGTTGTCATTCAGGCTATCGGCCAGGGCCCGAACCCGGTCCTTGTCAGCCAGATCCCGGATCTTGATAAGGGTAAGGCAGGCAACGTTGTCACCGGAGAAGATGGCAGAACCTCTCATCCGAAGATCTTTGCAGCCGGTGATGTCACAACTGGAGCGGCAACGGTCATCATGGCGATGGGTGGTGCAAAACAGGCAGCCCGTTCTATCAGCGAGATGCTTGGATCCCGGTAA